In Thermocrinis minervae, a single genomic region encodes these proteins:
- the frr gene encoding ribosome recycling factor — MVEDILKSAEEDMKKALNHYKNEIAGLRTGRASTSLVEDLKVEYYGTKVPLKQLGTISVPEANQILIQLWDSNAVPAVEKAIMENLNLTPQRQGNTIRVILPPLTEERRKDLVRMLHKMTEEARVAVRNIRRSAKEMIEELEGISEDDIKRSLDRLQKLTDKYIEEINKLMEAKEQDIMSL; from the coding sequence ATGGTGGAGGATATACTAAAGAGCGCCGAAGAGGATATGAAGAAGGCCCTAAACCATTACAAGAACGAGATAGCAGGTCTTAGGACTGGAAGAGCAAGCACTTCACTTGTTGAGGATCTAAAGGTGGAGTACTATGGAACCAAAGTCCCTTTAAAGCAGCTAGGGACCATATCGGTGCCTGAAGCTAACCAAATACTCATACAGCTGTGGGATTCCAACGCAGTACCCGCCGTAGAAAAAGCCATAATGGAAAACTTAAACCTGACACCTCAAAGACAAGGCAACACGATAAGGGTTATACTCCCCCCTCTCACTGAAGAGAGGAGAAAGGATCTAGTGCGTATGCTCCATAAGATGACGGAAGAGGCAAGAGTGGCAGTCCGCAACATAAGAAGATCCGCCAAGGAGATGATAGAAGAGTTAGAGGGTATATCCGAAGATGATATAAAAAGGTCCTTGGATAGACTCCAGAAGCTCACAGACAAGTACATAGAAGAGATAAACAAACTTATGGAGGCAAAGGAGCAAGATATTATGTCCCTTTAA
- the pyrH gene encoding UMP kinase, with product MENPKPKYRRVLLKLSGEAFAGGKEYGIDPAFLEYISMEIKSVWELGVQTAIVIGGGNIFRGVEGESMGIERAVGDYMGMLATVINALALQSALEKVANVPTRVLSALEIRQVAEPYIRRRAIRHLEKGRVVIFAAGTGNPFFSTDTAGALRALEIEAELYIKATKVDGIYTDDPYKNPEAQFIEEITYLEVINRGIRVMDHTAMTLCKDNKLPIMVINIYKPNNLKRAVLGEKVGSLIKGG from the coding sequence ATGGAGAACCCGAAGCCCAAGTACAGGAGGGTTCTCCTCAAACTTTCTGGTGAGGCTTTTGCAGGTGGTAAGGAGTACGGCATAGATCCAGCCTTTTTAGAATACATAAGCATGGAAATAAAATCCGTATGGGAGTTGGGAGTTCAGACAGCCATAGTCATAGGTGGGGGCAACATCTTTAGGGGTGTTGAGGGAGAAAGTATGGGCATAGAAAGGGCTGTGGGTGACTACATGGGCATGCTGGCCACGGTCATAAACGCCTTAGCCTTACAATCAGCTCTAGAAAAGGTGGCCAACGTACCCACTAGGGTACTTTCTGCACTGGAGATAAGACAGGTGGCAGAGCCTTACATAAGAAGGAGGGCTATAAGACATCTAGAGAAGGGCAGAGTGGTGATCTTTGCAGCAGGTACCGGTAACCCCTTTTTCTCCACAGACACAGCAGGAGCTCTAAGAGCGTTAGAGATAGAAGCAGAGCTTTACATAAAGGCAACAAAGGTTGACGGTATATACACAGACGACCCTTACAAAAATCCAGAAGCTCAGTTCATCGAAGAAATAACCTACCTAGAGGTTATAAACAGGGGTATAAGGGTTATGGATCATACGGCCATGACCTTGTGCAAAGACAACAAACTGCCCATAATGGTCATAAACATATACAAACCAAACAACCTAAAGAGGGCAGTACTGGGGGAAAAGGTAGGTTCACTCATAAAGGGAGGTTAA
- the tsf gene encoding translation elongation factor Ts — protein MISAEQVKLLRELTGAGMLECKKALEEANGDIEKAKEILRVRGLAKAEKKAGRVAKEGIVYAFVSEDRKKGVLIELNCETDFVARNELFNELALRLAKHIAHVEENKNKQGSGELVADQPFFEDPSKKVQDVLKEYIARIGENIVLRRFARFDAEGYVHAYVHGIGRVGVLLEFKAPSLDDSTLRVVQDIAMQIAAMKPEFVSVETIPQDVLERERKILAEQTRQEGKPENLIDRIVEGKLKKFYQEKVLLEQPFIKDDKKRVADYIKEALPELKIERFVRFEVGEG, from the coding sequence ATGATCAGTGCAGAACAGGTAAAGCTTCTGAGAGAACTTACAGGTGCAGGTATGCTTGAGTGTAAGAAGGCCTTAGAGGAAGCAAACGGAGACATAGAGAAGGCCAAAGAGATACTCAGGGTAAGGGGTCTGGCAAAAGCCGAGAAAAAAGCAGGTAGAGTGGCAAAGGAAGGAATAGTTTACGCCTTTGTCTCAGAAGACAGAAAAAAGGGAGTTCTCATAGAGTTAAACTGTGAGACAGACTTCGTCGCCAGAAACGAGCTATTCAACGAGCTTGCTTTACGCCTTGCCAAGCACATAGCACACGTGGAGGAAAACAAAAACAAACAGGGAAGCGGAGAGCTTGTGGCCGATCAGCCCTTCTTTGAAGACCCTTCCAAAAAAGTTCAGGATGTACTGAAGGAATACATAGCAAGGATAGGTGAAAACATAGTGCTCAGAAGGTTTGCAAGGTTTGACGCCGAGGGTTACGTGCACGCTTACGTACACGGTATAGGAAGGGTAGGGGTTTTACTGGAGTTCAAAGCTCCCTCTTTGGATGATAGTACCCTCAGAGTGGTACAGGATATAGCCATGCAGATAGCAGCCATGAAGCCTGAGTTTGTAAGCGTAGAGACCATACCCCAGGATGTGTTAGAGAGAGAAAGGAAAATACTTGCTGAGCAGACAAGACAGGAGGGCAAACCCGAGAACCTAATAGATAGAATAGTGGAAGGAAAGCTAAAGAAGTTCTATCAAGAGAAGGTGCTGTTAGAACAACCCTTCATAAAGGACGATAAGAAGAGAGTGGCCGATTACATAAAGGAAGCTCTTCCCGAGCTTAAGATAGAGAGGTTTGTAAGGTTTGAAGTAGGAGAGGGCTGA
- the rpsB gene encoding 30S ribosomal protein S2, which produces MAVVSMRELLEAGVHFGHSKSRWNPKMAPYLYGVRNGIHIIDLNKTVVYLDQAYHFVADSVAQGAEVLFVGTKKQAKDVIKEEAERAGVHYVNERWVGGLLTNFRTVRKSILRLLTLERMEADGVFDVLPKKEVRDLRRKMERLRKLYGGIINMKRVPDIIWVVDTVREHIAVTEAKKLGITVVAVADSNCDPDLIDYIIPGNDDAIKSIKLLTSKIADAVIEGKMRRESLGEEAAEVKVPRRRVVTVEEEEKALFEKALEMSEKYEYIDKGAEEEE; this is translated from the coding sequence ATGGCTGTAGTTTCTATGAGAGAACTTCTTGAAGCTGGTGTTCACTTTGGGCACTCTAAGAGCAGATGGAACCCAAAAATGGCCCCATATCTGTATGGGGTACGTAACGGCATTCACATAATAGACCTTAACAAGACTGTAGTTTACCTGGACCAGGCTTACCACTTCGTGGCTGACAGCGTGGCTCAGGGTGCAGAGGTTCTTTTCGTAGGTACCAAGAAGCAAGCCAAGGATGTCATAAAGGAAGAGGCCGAAAGGGCAGGCGTCCACTACGTAAACGAAAGGTGGGTTGGTGGACTCCTTACCAACTTTAGAACAGTACGTAAGAGCATACTTAGGCTCTTGACTCTTGAGAGAATGGAAGCTGACGGTGTGTTTGATGTGCTTCCTAAGAAGGAGGTAAGGGACCTACGCAGGAAGATGGAAAGGCTCCGTAAGCTCTACGGTGGAATAATCAACATGAAGCGTGTACCAGACATAATATGGGTAGTGGACACTGTTAGAGAACACATAGCAGTAACAGAGGCCAAAAAGTTGGGCATAACTGTAGTTGCCGTAGCAGACTCTAACTGTGATCCAGACCTTATAGACTACATAATACCTGGTAATGATGATGCTATTAAATCCATAAAGCTCCTGACATCAAAGATAGCCGATGCCGTCATAGAAGGAAAGATGAGAAGAGAAAGCTTGGGTGAGGAAGCTGCAGAGGTCAAAGTACCCAGGAGAAGGGTTGTCACCGTTGAAGAAGAAGAAAAGGCTCTATTCGAAAAAGCTCTTGAGATGTCTGAAAAGTACGAGTACATAGACAAGGGAGCGGAGGAAGAAGAGTAA
- the ffh gene encoding signal recognition particle protein — protein sequence MLELLTEKFSKSLLRLRDSRKVTEKVVNDVLRDIRAALLEADVDYQVVKSFLKRVRDRVLSEDLKKSLSPADSIVFTVYEELTKILGQQKEDLKKGVVLFVGLQGTGKTTTIGKLAHMLKAQNYNVTVSSTDVRRPAAMLQLQRLSEKVGVPYYSFEEGLSAVDIAKKAVERYKKEGMDFLLLDTAGRLHVDEELMEELKQIKEAVKPSEILYVADAMQGQEALNVARTFHEALGLTGVILTKMDGDARGGLALSVREALGVPIKFIGVGEKIEDLEPFYPDRIAQRILGLGDIQSLVEKVQQTIPEDEAQVLATKVLEGDFNLEDMLRIIRFIKNLGPLEKVLGMLPGISAQLKHIKIDEEKFKKTEAIILSMTKEERRNPKIINMSRKQRIARGSGTTVSDVNRVLKEYEEMKRQMKKLKGALGLGTMPRLPRFPFKF from the coding sequence TTGTTAGAACTTTTAACAGAGAAGTTCTCAAAGAGCCTTCTTAGACTTAGGGATTCCAGGAAGGTGACAGAAAAGGTAGTTAACGATGTTCTAAGGGACATAAGGGCAGCCTTGCTTGAAGCAGACGTAGACTACCAGGTGGTCAAAAGCTTTCTGAAGAGGGTAAGGGACAGGGTCTTATCCGAGGATCTAAAGAAAAGCCTCTCCCCGGCTGACAGTATAGTGTTTACCGTATACGAAGAGCTTACCAAAATCCTTGGACAACAAAAGGAAGATCTCAAAAAGGGTGTCGTTCTCTTCGTGGGTCTTCAGGGAACAGGAAAAACTACCACTATAGGAAAGTTAGCGCATATGCTAAAGGCACAGAACTACAATGTGACTGTTAGTTCTACGGACGTGAGAAGACCCGCGGCCATGCTCCAGCTTCAGAGGCTCTCCGAGAAGGTAGGAGTTCCCTACTACAGCTTTGAAGAAGGTCTTTCTGCAGTGGACATAGCAAAGAAGGCTGTTGAGAGGTACAAAAAGGAAGGTATGGACTTTCTGCTCCTGGACACAGCTGGAAGACTCCATGTGGACGAGGAGCTTATGGAAGAGTTAAAGCAGATAAAGGAAGCCGTAAAACCTTCTGAGATACTCTACGTGGCGGATGCTATGCAAGGTCAAGAAGCGCTGAACGTGGCACGCACCTTCCACGAAGCCTTAGGGTTAACGGGTGTGATACTGACCAAGATGGACGGCGATGCAAGAGGTGGACTTGCGCTATCCGTAAGAGAAGCCCTTGGAGTTCCCATAAAGTTCATAGGCGTGGGTGAGAAGATTGAAGACCTTGAACCCTTCTACCCAGACAGGATAGCCCAGAGGATACTTGGTCTTGGTGACATACAAAGCCTTGTGGAAAAGGTTCAGCAGACCATACCGGAGGACGAAGCTCAGGTACTTGCTACAAAGGTTCTAGAAGGAGACTTTAACTTAGAGGACATGCTCAGGATAATAAGGTTTATCAAGAACCTGGGCCCACTTGAAAAGGTCCTTGGTATGCTGCCGGGCATATCGGCACAGCTAAAGCACATAAAGATAGATGAAGAAAAGTTCAAGAAGACTGAGGCCATAATCCTCTCTATGACAAAGGAAGAAAGAAGGAATCCTAAGATAATCAACATGAGCAGAAAGCAAAGAATAGCAAGAGGAAGCGGTACAACAGTGTCGGACGTAAACAGAGTCTTAAAGGAATACGAGGAGATGAAAAGACAGATGAAAAAGCTAAAAGGAGCACTTGGTTTAGGTACCATGCCAAGATTACCAAGATTCCCCTTTAAATTTTAG
- a CDS encoding tetratricopeptide repeat protein, giving the protein MRIFLLFLLFVYSCSVPKIVILDYPLTAEEYLTLGYIYEKEGKLDVAQRYYEKAISKDRRLWKAYFNLGNVYTQKMEYERAQEAYEKAIALKPNDPDILNNLAYVLYKQGKPEEAYPYIKKALSIQKKPEYLSTLRQIEEALKFKGESW; this is encoded by the coding sequence GTGAGGATATTTCTGCTTTTTCTGTTGTTTGTCTATTCGTGTTCTGTACCTAAGATTGTGATTTTAGATTATCCCCTAACAGCTGAAGAGTATTTAACGCTCGGCTACATATACGAGAAAGAGGGCAAACTTGACGTAGCCCAAAGGTACTACGAAAAGGCTATAAGCAAAGACAGGAGACTCTGGAAAGCTTACTTCAACCTTGGAAATGTCTATACCCAGAAGATGGAATACGAAAGGGCACAAGAAGCTTACGAAAAGGCTATAGCTTTAAAGCCCAACGACCCGGATATTCTTAACAACCTGGCCTACGTTCTGTATAAACAGGGGAAGCCGGAAGAAGCTTACCCATACATAAAGAAAGCTCTCAGCATACAGAAAAAGCCCGAGTACCTTAGTACCCTAAGACAGATAGAAGAGGCCCTAAAATTTAAAGGGGAATCTTGGTAA
- a CDS encoding EAL domain-containing protein: MDKRLKVSMVLESIVRLRDDTLYGYKVLSRVYTREGEEIHFLELSKDVRAKVENTVLEYALKNLKDINIFINLPVELSIDSVLLKKADLFVCINADMSIQDLAFYVQKIKTAGGRICIDDFYVPTMDFSQMLLGSFEVVALKEDFYSKLNHKDLKRLVSYIKQFGSLVCFKKIDSLKKLQLAIDVGADLGHGYIFGYEEHIVGIIE; this comes from the coding sequence ATGGATAAAAGATTGAAAGTAAGTATGGTTCTTGAATCTATAGTAAGGTTAAGAGATGATACCTTGTACGGCTATAAAGTTCTGTCAAGAGTTTATACAAGGGAAGGTGAGGAAATCCATTTCTTAGAATTGTCCAAAGATGTGAGGGCAAAAGTTGAGAACACGGTACTAGAATATGCTTTAAAAAACCTGAAAGACATTAACATCTTCATAAACTTACCCGTAGAGTTGTCTATAGATAGCGTGCTTCTCAAAAAAGCAGATCTGTTTGTATGCATAAATGCGGACATGTCCATACAGGATCTTGCCTTTTATGTTCAGAAGATAAAGACCGCGGGTGGTAGAATCTGCATCGATGACTTTTACGTACCCACTATGGACTTTAGCCAGATGCTTCTTGGTTCCTTTGAGGTGGTAGCACTAAAGGAGGATTTTTACAGCAAGCTAAACCATAAGGACCTAAAGAGGCTTGTTTCATACATAAAACAGTTTGGCTCTCTGGTATGCTTTAAGAAGATAGATTCTCTCAAAAAACTGCAGCTGGCTATAGATGTAGGTGCAGATCTTGGACATGGTTACATCTTCGGCTACGAAGAACATATCGTAGGGATCATAGAGTGA
- a CDS encoding L-threonylcarbamoyladenylate synthase encodes MKADDPKAKDLILSFLRDGKIVFAPTDTIYGLLARAGSKEAVERLYNIRRPSGKPFLVLLGDKSQAYLFDLLIKPWQLDILDLHVTVVFQKRTSLPLYLTRGRKSIGLRLLKEGVFLKDILIRLGDVVVAPSANPEGQKPASCVEEAMEYFGDSVDLYVDAGRLEGKPSTVVRVVGNGIRPIREGNVPFEHILNFWKKLKGGKKNG; translated from the coding sequence GTGAAAGCTGACGATCCAAAGGCTAAGGACTTAATCCTGTCCTTCTTAAGGGATGGGAAGATAGTCTTTGCTCCAACGGACACCATATATGGACTTCTCGCAAGAGCCGGATCAAAAGAAGCTGTAGAAAGACTCTACAACATAAGAAGGCCTAGCGGCAAACCCTTTTTGGTATTACTAGGTGATAAGTCTCAGGCTTACCTGTTTGACCTCTTGATAAAACCCTGGCAGCTGGACATACTAGACCTACACGTGACTGTTGTCTTTCAAAAGAGGACAAGCCTTCCTCTATACCTTACGCGGGGTAGAAAAAGTATAGGACTCAGGCTCCTAAAAGAGGGAGTCTTTCTTAAAGATATTCTCATAAGGCTTGGTGATGTAGTGGTGGCACCAAGTGCAAACCCAGAAGGTCAAAAACCGGCCAGCTGTGTGGAAGAAGCCATGGAATACTTTGGTGATAGCGTAGACCTTTACGTGGATGCAGGCAGACTGGAAGGGAAACCTTCCACTGTCGTTAGAGTAGTGGGCAACGGTATAAGACCTATCCGGGAAGGTAATGTACCTTTTGAACATATCCTAAATTTCTGGAAAAAGCTTAAGGGAGGGAAGAAAAATGGATAA
- a CDS encoding NfeD family protein, protein MLILISSLLFFVISFAKVYVAQWADPITPTTVDYIKRTLKETTPGDVYILLLNTPGGLESSMREIVQTFQSSKAVVVVYVYPPGGRAASAGAIITVAADIAAMAPGTNIGAAHPVTVGDQEKNKVLEEKILQDTLAFVRSIAKQKGRNEKILERMVKESISLTAEEALKQGVIDLIAKDLQDLLKNIDGRTFEKGGLKIVLKTENQDIVNLEKNLKEQFLTFITNPTLAYLLMIIGIYGLIFELYNPGSVLPGSIGTTSLLLGLYGLGIIGINWVGLLLIAFGIILLVLEMLTPTHGGLTVAGTLSLAIGSFFLVDPTSPYGRIPISVIGGVVLASLVFFLVVGRLGLKAQKLKSKVGVEELINQEAQALEDFVNGEGRVFVNGEIWFAHSKDEVKKGDRVKILKVKGLKLEVKKVDSES, encoded by the coding sequence ATGCTTATACTGATTTCAAGCTTGCTTTTCTTTGTTATATCCTTTGCAAAGGTTTACGTAGCTCAATGGGCAGATCCCATAACACCCACTACGGTAGATTACATAAAAAGAACGTTAAAAGAAACAACTCCTGGTGACGTCTACATACTCCTCCTCAACACACCCGGCGGCCTTGAAAGCTCTATGAGGGAAATAGTGCAAACTTTCCAGAGTTCAAAGGCTGTAGTGGTGGTCTACGTGTACCCTCCTGGTGGCAGAGCTGCATCGGCGGGTGCCATAATAACCGTAGCTGCAGACATAGCAGCCATGGCCCCAGGTACTAACATAGGTGCTGCCCATCCTGTAACTGTAGGAGATCAAGAAAAAAACAAAGTCCTTGAAGAAAAGATCCTTCAGGATACCTTGGCCTTTGTAAGGAGTATAGCCAAGCAGAAAGGAAGGAACGAAAAGATTTTGGAAAGAATGGTAAAGGAGAGCATATCCCTCACAGCCGAGGAAGCCCTGAAGCAAGGAGTCATTGACCTTATAGCCAAAGACCTCCAGGACCTTCTTAAGAACATAGACGGACGTACCTTTGAGAAAGGTGGTTTAAAGATAGTTCTTAAAACAGAAAACCAGGATATAGTCAACCTTGAGAAGAACCTAAAGGAACAGTTTTTGACCTTCATAACCAACCCTACGTTAGCCTATCTGCTTATGATCATAGGCATATATGGGCTTATCTTTGAGCTGTATAACCCAGGGAGTGTGTTACCTGGTAGCATAGGAACCACAAGCCTGTTGCTCGGCCTCTATGGCCTTGGGATAATAGGCATAAACTGGGTAGGTCTTCTACTCATAGCCTTCGGCATAATACTGCTTGTCCTGGAAATGCTTACACCTACACATGGTGGGCTGACTGTAGCAGGTACTCTATCTCTGGCCATAGGATCCTTCTTCTTGGTAGACCCCACATCCCCATACGGCAGGATACCCATATCCGTGATAGGTGGAGTGGTGCTCGCCAGCCTTGTATTTTTCCTAGTCGTAGGTAGGCTTGGGCTCAAAGCCCAGAAACTGAAAAGTAAAGTTGGGGTGGAAGAACTAATAAACCAAGAAGCTCAAGCTCTGGAAGACTTCGTAAACGGTGAAGGGAGAGTTTTTGTAAACGGGGAGATATGGTTCGCTCACTCAAAGGATGAAGTGAAGAAGGGGGACAGGGTTAAAATACTGAAAGTCAAGGGTCTCAAACTGGAGGTAAAAAAGGTTGATAGTGAAAGCTGA
- a CDS encoding flagellar hook-basal body protein, which translates to MALDYQGIYILGSGMLLQERKLDLTANNMANADTVGFKKDLMLVSTWRTSNNQPYAGMSPEDPAKNFLYPIVERTYTDLSQGVARDTQNPLDFAIEGEGFFAVRDGQGNVYYTRNGNFRLDKDGYLVNAQGYRVLSDSLQEIRIEGQVQAAKDGTLFVNGNLVARLGVFSLTNPQKVGDTLFVGTAAPATNYRILQGVLENSNVNIIQEMVNLIQAARAHEAYSNLIRSLDSLQEKVNNLPR; encoded by the coding sequence ATGGCTTTAGATTACCAGGGGATATACATACTTGGGAGTGGGATGCTCCTACAGGAGAGGAAGCTAGACCTTACTGCCAACAACATGGCCAACGCGGACACTGTAGGTTTTAAGAAGGACCTTATGCTTGTGTCCACTTGGAGGACTTCAAACAATCAACCTTACGCTGGTATGTCTCCCGAAGATCCAGCTAAGAACTTCCTGTACCCTATAGTAGAGAGAACCTACACAGATCTGTCGCAGGGTGTTGCTAGGGATACACAGAATCCATTAGACTTTGCTATAGAAGGTGAGGGGTTTTTCGCTGTAAGGGATGGTCAAGGGAACGTATACTACACTAGGAACGGAAACTTTAGACTGGATAAGGATGGTTATTTGGTAAACGCGCAGGGTTATCGGGTGCTCTCGGACAGCCTGCAAGAGATAAGAATAGAAGGTCAAGTCCAAGCAGCAAAGGATGGAACGCTCTTTGTAAACGGGAACCTTGTGGCAAGGTTAGGTGTTTTCTCTTTGACGAACCCCCAGAAGGTGGGTGATACACTCTTTGTAGGTACTGCGGCCCCAGCCACTAACTATAGGATACTCCAGGGTGTGTTGGAAAACTCCAACGTAAACATCATACAGGAGATGGTAAACCTCATACAGGCGGCTAGAGCTCACGAGGCATACTCAAACCTTATAAGATCCCTAGATAGCCTTCAAGAAAAGGTAAACAACCTTCCAAGGTAG
- a CDS encoding 5'-3' exonuclease, which produces MKRLYLLDGSAFIYRSFFALPPLSTKDGFPTSAIYGFLRALLAIMKEENPRYFAICFDHPAPTRRKEVFKEYKSKRPSMPDPLKLQIPVIKRFVDLLGIPRFEVEGYEADDLIASLTLYSVERSFQVNIYSPDKDVLQLISEKVTVVNPMNNEVFDEKKVVEKFGVPPRLIPDYLALVGDKTDNVEGIKGIGPKGALKLLETFGSVENILQNWEKFQRLYPQADREKLSLSYYLVKLHPPPIEIKEEDLLVKEPSLEGLKKELLRYEMKSILQDVEKLYSKPKQRSLF; this is translated from the coding sequence ATGAAAAGGCTTTATCTTTTGGATGGTTCTGCTTTCATCTACAGGAGCTTTTTTGCACTTCCTCCCCTTTCTACTAAGGATGGCTTTCCTACGTCAGCTATCTACGGCTTTTTAAGGGCTCTTTTGGCCATAATGAAGGAAGAAAACCCTAGGTACTTTGCTATCTGCTTTGACCATCCCGCACCCACGAGGAGGAAAGAGGTCTTTAAAGAGTACAAGTCCAAAAGACCCTCCATGCCAGACCCTCTAAAGCTTCAGATACCAGTCATAAAAAGGTTTGTAGATCTTTTAGGAATTCCAAGGTTTGAAGTAGAAGGGTACGAAGCCGACGATCTTATAGCCTCTCTAACCCTGTATAGTGTGGAAAGATCCTTTCAAGTGAATATATACAGCCCAGACAAAGACGTGCTACAGTTGATTTCTGAAAAGGTTACAGTGGTAAACCCTATGAACAACGAGGTTTTTGATGAGAAAAAGGTAGTGGAAAAGTTTGGTGTACCACCCAGGCTCATACCAGACTACCTTGCCCTAGTTGGAGACAAGACAGACAACGTGGAGGGCATAAAGGGAATAGGTCCAAAGGGAGCACTAAAGCTTCTGGAAACTTTTGGTTCCGTAGAAAACATACTACAAAACTGGGAAAAGTTTCAAAGGCTCTACCCACAGGCAGATAGGGAAAAGCTTAGTCTCTCTTACTACCTTGTAAAGCTACACCCACCACCGATTGAAATCAAGGAGGAAGACCTCCTCGTTAAGGAACCTTCACTGGAAGGGCTAAAAAAAGAACTCCTTAGATACGAGATGAAGAGTATCCTACAAGATGTAGAAAAGCTCTACTCTAAACCAAAACAAAGAAGTCTCTTTTAG
- the thiE gene encoding thiamine phosphate synthase, producing the protein MNLTIYLVTDDKYFKDRDLISTIEQAIQGGVTAVQYRFKNKSSRQMYEELLVLRELTRRYGVDLVVNDRVDLALAVEADGVHVGSQDLPPDVVRKLVGDKMYIGYSVNSVEALREVEHLPIDYIGFGSVYETTTKENYKLVGIEGLRQACKMTTKPVIAIGGIMPYRVKEVVEAGAKGIAVVSAILGFEDVKKAAQSLVEAYKRVVKDKIYMP; encoded by the coding sequence ATGAATCTCACCATATATTTGGTAACGGACGATAAGTACTTTAAAGACAGGGATCTTATAAGTACTATAGAGCAGGCTATACAGGGTGGTGTCACCGCTGTCCAATACAGGTTCAAGAACAAAAGCTCCAGACAGATGTACGAAGAGCTCTTGGTGCTTAGAGAGCTCACCAGAAGGTATGGGGTGGACCTGGTGGTAAACGACAGGGTAGACCTGGCCCTGGCAGTGGAGGCGGACGGTGTGCACGTAGGAAGTCAAGACCTACCACCTGATGTGGTAAGGAAGCTCGTGGGAGACAAGATGTACATAGGATACTCGGTCAACAGCGTAGAAGCCCTAAGGGAGGTAGAGCATTTACCCATAGACTACATAGGTTTTGGCTCCGTCTACGAGACCACCACCAAGGAAAACTACAAACTGGTAGGTATAGAAGGTCTAAGACAGGCTTGTAAGATGACCACAAAGCCAGTCATAGCTATAGGTGGTATAATGCCCTACAGAGTGAAGGAAGTGGTAGAAGCCGGGGCAAAGGGTATAGCCGTTGTGTCCGCCATACTTGGTTTTGAGGATGTTAAAAAGGCAGCCCAGTCTCTGGTGGAGGCTTACAAGAGGGTAGTGAAGGATAAGATCTACATGCCATGA
- a CDS encoding RNA methyltransferase translates to MLNYNVFIALLHYPAMDKDGKPIVTSFTTMDLHDIARPCRAYEINTYYIVQPVDGQRYIIRKQLEYWLSEEGKKDNPTRYEAVSLVKLAYTYEEVLEDIQKRTGKMPKVVGTDARKYPNTVSYDFLRHEIQKREDNFLIVFGTAYGIPPDLMSTFDYILEPIYGAGDWNHLSVRNAAAIILDRLLSRNRC, encoded by the coding sequence ATGCTCAACTATAACGTCTTCATTGCTCTTCTCCACTACCCAGCGATGGACAAAGATGGTAAACCTATCGTGACTTCCTTTACTACCATGGATCTACACGACATAGCCCGCCCCTGTAGAGCCTATGAGATAAATACCTATTACATAGTCCAGCCCGTTGATGGACAGAGGTACATAATAAGGAAACAGCTAGAATATTGGCTCTCTGAAGAAGGTAAGAAGGATAATCCTACAAGGTACGAGGCTGTAAGCTTGGTAAAGCTTGCCTACACTTACGAAGAAGTTTTGGAAGATATTCAAAAAAGGACGGGTAAGATGCCAAAGGTAGTGGGTACAGATGCCAGAAAGTATCCAAACACGGTCTCTTATGACTTTTTAAGGCATGAGATACAAAAGAGGGAAGATAACTTTCTAATAGTCTTTGGAACAGCTTACGGCATACCACCAGACCTTATGTCCACCTTTGACTATATACTGGAACCCATATACGGAGCAGGAGATTGGAACCATCTTTCCGTGAGGAACGCTGCAGCCATAATATTGGATAGACTCCTAAGCAGGAACAGGTGCTAA